A window of the Lolium perenne isolate Kyuss_39 chromosome 7, Kyuss_2.0, whole genome shotgun sequence genome harbors these coding sequences:
- the LOC127315459 gene encoding uncharacterized protein, which produces MEKWMYRISEDFLCDSSAKIVGLDCEFTDKVKGIKQKLLPEDKRQRAAVLQLCVANDIILFQIFQATKVPCLLKKFLSSEKIWFFGAAIDMDRRMLMPYGLNIRCVFDLQKMINIHKLDPGVKNKRIPSLYDLSNAVLGTNLEKKGDSCKKIREEGWARPELSFDQVKYAALDARLSFKIPRKKWAIKGYDITGYMYNV; this is translated from the exons ATGGAGAAGTGGATGTACCGCATATCCGAAGATTTCCTTTGCGACTCCAGCGCAAAGATCGTTGGTCTTGATTGCGAGTTCACTGACAAAGTGAAAGGAATAAAGCAGAAACTTCTTCCAGAGGATAAACGGCAACGTGCAGCAGTTTTGCAGCTATGTGTTGCCAATGACATCATTCTTTTTCAG ATATTTCAGGCAACAAAGGTTCCATGTTTGTTAAAGAAATTCTTGAGCTCGGAGAAGATCTGGTTTTTTGGTGCAGCAATTGATATGGATCGCAGGATGCTGATGCCTTACGGATTAAACATCAGGTGTGTGTTCgacttgcagaagatgatcaataTTCATAAACTAGATCCTGGTGTTAAGAATAAAAGAATACCATCACTCTATGACCTGTCAAATGCTGTGTTGGGGACAAATTTGGAAAAGAAAGGTGATTCTTGCAAGAAAATAAGAGAGGAAGGATGGGCAAGACCCGAATTAAGCTTTGATCAGGTCAAATATGCAGCCTTGGATGCACGGCTAAGCTTTAAAATTCCTAGAAAAAAATGGGCAATCAAGGGATACGATATTACTGGATATATGTACAATGTATGA